The sequence AGCCGACAAAGAACATATTGTTTCCGTATATTTTCGATGATGCCGAATGTTGCCTGTGAGATATTGACCCGCTTGCCTCGCCTGTCTAAGAACGGCGTGTGAGGTTCAATCCGGCACGGTCATCCGACCCGGTTCCGCGCACGCTGGCCATGGCCGCTATCCATGGCCGCGACGGCGTCGCTCCGGAGCGGATGGCAGGGCTCGCCCGCGCGCCGCGGCGCGGGATGTCCGCACCCGCGCGTCCGACAGGCGGCGGCCATCACCAGAAATAGGCGGGTTCGATGTCGTCTGAACGGATGACGCATCTCAGGCGTCTGGAAGCGGAATCCATCTTCATCATGCGCGAGGTGGCGGCCGAGTTCGCCAATCCCGTCATGCTCTATTCCATCGGCAAGGATTCCGCCGTGATGCTGCATCTGGCGGCCAAGGCGTTTTATCCCTCGCCGCCGCCCTTCCCGCTCATGCATATCGACACGACGTGGAAGTTCCGCGAGATGATCGCCTTCCGCGACGCCATGGCCAAGCGCCTTGGCTTCGAGCTGCTGGTGCATACCAACCAGGATGGGCTCGCGCGCGGCATCAACCCGTTCGATCACGGCTCATCGCTCTATACCCATGTGATGAAGACCGAGGCGCTGAAAGAGGCGCTGACCCTGCACGGCTTTGACGCCGCCTTTGGCGGCGCGCGGCGCGACGAGGAGAAGAGCCGGGCCAAGGAGCGCGTGTTCTCCTTCCGCACCGCCAGCCATGGCTGGGACCCCAAGAGCCAGCGCCCGGAACTGTGGAACCTCTACAATGCCCGCGTCCGGCCCGGGGAATCGATCCGGGTGTTCCCGCTGTCCAACTGGACCGAACTCGACATCTGGCAATACATCCTCGCCGAGAACATCCCCATCGTTCCGCTCTATTTCGCCGCCGAGCGGCCAGTGGTGGAGCGCGGCGGACAACTCATCATGGTGGATGACGAGCGCCTGCCGCTGGCGCCGGGCGAGGTGCCGCAGATGAAGCGGGTGCGCTTCCGCACGCTCGGCTGCTACCCGCTCACCGCCGCCATCGAGAGCGACGCCGACACGCTGGAAGCCATTGTCGGCGAGATGCTGCTCGCCCGCACCTCCGAGCGCGCCGGACGGCTGATCGACCATGACGAGGCCGCCTCGATGGAGAAGAAGAAGCGCGAGGGCTATTTCTGATGAACGAGACCATCGCCTCCCTCGGCGCCGCCGACTATCTCGCACGGCACGAGGGCAAGGGCCTGCTGCGCTTCCTCACCTGCGGCAGCGTGGATGACGGCAAGTCCACCCTCATCGGCCGGCTGCTCTACGACACCAAGCTGCTGTTCGAAGACCAACTGGCGACGCTCGCCTCGGATTCGCGCAAGCACGGCACCGCCGGCGAGGACCTCGATTTCGCCCTGCTGGTCGACGGACTGGCAGCGGAGCGCGAACAGGGCATCACCATCGACGTTGCCTACCGCTTCTTCGCCACCGAGCGGCGCAAATTCATCGTCGCCGACACGCCCGGCCATGAGCAGTACACCCGCAACATGGCCACCGGCGCCTCCAATTCCGATGTGGCGGTGATTCTGGTCGATGCGCGCAAGGGCATCCTCACCCAGACGCGGCGGCATTCCTTCATCGTCTCGCTGCTGGGGCTGAAGGATGTGGTGCTGGCGGTCAACAAGATCGACCTGATGGACTATTCGCAGGCGGTCTTCGATCAGATCGTCGCCGAATACCGCGCCTTCGCCGCGCAGTTCGGCTTCCGCACACTGGTGCCGATCCCGATATCCGCCCGCCATGGCGACAATGTCATCGCCCGCAGCGCCAACACGCCCTGGTATGACGGCCCTTCGCTGCTCGACCATCTCGACACGCTGGAGGTGGAGGATGGCGCCCATACACGCCCGTTCCGCCTGCCGGTGCAGTGGGTCAACCGGCCAAACCTGAATTTCCGCGGCTTTTCCGGCACCATCGCCTCCGGCACGGTTCGGGTGGGCGAGGCGGTGGTCGTCGCCGGATCGGGCGCCACGTCGCGCGTCGCCGCCATCGTCACTGCCGACGGGGAACTGCCCGAGGCCGGGGCCGGCCAGGCGGTGACGCTCACCCTTGCCGACGAAATCGACGCCTCGCGCGGCGATGTGATCGCGGCGGCCAATGCCCGACCGGAAGTCACCGACCAGTTCGCCGCGCATCTCATCTGGATGCATGAGGAGGCGCTGCTGCCGGGCCGGCCCTATCTCATGAAGATCGGCACGCGCACCGTCGTCATGTCGGTGACCGAGATCAAGCACCGCATCGACGTGAACAGCTTCCAGAAGCTGGCCGCCAAGACGCTGGCGCTGAACGATGTCGCGGTGGTCAATGTCGCCACCCATGAGCCGATCGCCATCGACCCCTTCGCCGACATTCCCCAGACCGGCGCCTTCATCGTCATCGACCGCATGACCAACCAGACGGTCGGCGCCGGCATGGTCGATTTCGGCCTGCGGCGGGCGACCAATGTACATTGGCAGGCGCTGGACGTGTCCAAGGCCAGCCGCGCCGGGCTGAAGCTGCAGAAGCCCGCGGTGCTGTGGTTCACCGGCCTCTCCGGGGCGGGCAAGTCGACCATCGCCAATCTGGTGGAGAAGCGCCTCAACGCGCTGGGCCGACACAGCTATCTGCTCGACGGCGACAATGTCCGCCACGGGCTGAACAAGGATCTCGGCTTCACCGATGCCGACCGGGTGGAGAATATCCGCCGCGTGGCGGAAGTCGCCCGGCTGATGGTGGATGCCGGGCTGATCGTGCTCGTCTCCTTCATCTCGCCGTTCCGGGCCGAACGCGAGATGGCGCGCGAGCTTCTGGAGCCGGGAGAGTTTGTCGAGATCTTCGTCGACACACCGCTCGAGGTGGCGGAACAGCGCGACGTGAAGGGGCTGTACAAGCGGGCGCGGGCCGGACAGATCCGCAATTTCACCGGCATTGACAGCCCCTATGAGCCGCCGCTGAACCCGGAAATCACCATTGCGAGCGGGGCGCTGGCGGCCGAAGCGGCGGCGGAACGCATCTTCGCCTATCTGCTGGAGAAGGGTTATCTCAGCTAGGCATCGCCCCACGAGTGCACGCCGCCGGGAGCGGCGTGGAAACGTTCGGTCCGATTTTAAGAGAAGCTGGTGCGGGCGGTCGGACTCGAACCGACACTCTGTCACCAGAAACGGATTTTGAGTCCGCCGCGTCTACCGATTCCGCCACGCCCGCGCGGTGGGGTGTCTATAACGAAACGGCGGGCGGAGCCAAGCGAAAAGCCGACGCGCCGACGCCTCGGCCGGGGATGCCGGGCCACTCTGCCGTCCGGCGCGCCGCCGCGCCGCTCACTCCGCCTTCTGGCAGGTGCCGAAGGCGCTGAGCACCTTGCCACCGGCCAGCGTCGACAGCGTCGCCTCCGGCGCGGTGGGGGAGAGTTCGATCGCCCAGGCCGCCATGTCATCATTGCCGTCCAGCATCAGCGTCTCGCCATTGCCGATGACGCTCTGGATCGAGCTGATATGCGGGCGCTTGTCATCCGACACGCTGGCGATGATCTGCTCGCCGAAATGAATGAGGAAATGCGCCGGCAGGTCGATCGTGCCGAGCTCGGGCGAGGGATTGCAGCCGGCGGCGGCGCAGATGAACACCTTGTCGAAGGTGCAGGCAATCGCGTCGGGCAGCGTGTCGCCGGCCGGGGCTGCGGGCGGCACGGCGTCGGACGGCCCGGTGGGGGCGCCGGACGAATCGAGCGCCTGCGGCGGCTGAACCGGCGCGTCCTGAGACTGTGCGGGCGCCTGAGCCAGTGCGGACCCCGGGGCCTGCGCGGCAGCGAGTCCGAGAATGAGGCAGAGCGCGGTAGCGGCCGACTTCAACATGGGAGTGCCCTGGTACGTGACCGGAAGGAGCGGAGCGCCGCGTCTCAATAGACCGGCGTGCGGCACGGCGGATAGGGCGGCGCGCCGCAATAGCCGGGGCCATAGACCGGGCGCGGCGGCGGCGGGTAATAGGCCGGCGGCGGGGGCGGCGGCGGCGCGTAGTAATAGGTCTTGGGCTGGTTCGCCGCGGCGGTGACCGCCGAGCCGATCAGGGCGCCGGCGACGAGGCCGCCGATCAGCGCGCCGGTGGAATTGCTCGCCTGCGCCGGCCGGCTCGCCGCCAGCAGCGGCAGGGCGACGGCAAGCGCGAGCGTGACCCGGATCACCCAGCCCGCGGCCTTAGCGCCGAGGGCCAGCAGGCTGCGGGATGTGGTGCCGAAGACATTCATGTCCGACCTCTGCGATTCGCTGACCTGACTATCGCGCGCGGCCCCGCCGGCGGCAAGCGCGCACAATGGCCGCGAAAGGCGCTCCAAGGGCGCGTCGCGGAGCCGCGAACCATCTTCCCCGTGCCGCGTTGTCGGGCGTCGGCAGCCCTCGGGCACAGGTGAAGTGTGGAGACGAACATGGACAGACGAGGCTTCTTGCTCGGCCTTGCCGGCGTGCTGGGCGCGGGCGCCGCCGCCGGCACGGTGCTGGCTTCCTCGGCGGAGGCAGCCCCTTTGGGCCCGCTGCGCGATAGCGGGACCCGCGCACCGGACGCGATCGACGCCGCGGCCCGGACACCCGATGGCACGGCGATCGAGGACGCCCAATGGGGTCCGCCCGGCCCACCCCCTCCGGGCTGGCGCCGCCGGCGCCGGCGGCGCCGGGTCTGCGCGGTGCGGCGCAATCGCTGGGGCCGTCCGGTACGTCGCTGCTGGTATGTCTACCGCTAAGAGCGTTTCGAGCGCATCTGGCGCCGCTGACGCCGCGACGGGTGCCCGCCCGTCGCGGCTCGGTTCAGACGATTCGGATCGCGGTGCGTGGGCCGAGCCGGGCGAGCAGGCGGCGCAGATCGGCCGGGCGGAAGGCGACGCAGCCGGCGGTTGGCTCCAGGGCACCGCGCGCGATGTGCATGAAGACCGCCGAGCCGCGATGGGCGCGGCGCGGGCGGCTGTTGTGGTCGAGCACCACGACGAGATCATACAGCCCGTCCGCCCGCCACATTTCCTCGTGTGATGCGGAAAACGGCCGCCGCACCAGCCGGTTGTAGCGCCCGTCGCGCGGCGCATCGCACCAGCCGTCCTCGCGGCTCAGCCGCAGAACCGGGAGCCGGGTGACGGGGCGCGGGCCGCGATCGGCGCGGTAGCGCACCTCGCGCGGGTGCCAGACGCCGCGCGGCGTGGCGCCGTCGCCCTCCCTCTTGTCGGCGCGGATTCCGGTCCGGCCCAGGGCGACGGGGACCGGCCGCCCGTCCAGCAGCAGGACGCCGCGCGACGGGAAAGGCGCGCGAGTGGCAGGCTGGCGGGCGACGCGCAGCTCGGAAACGATGCGGGATTTTCGGTGTGATTCTGTGCGAAGGGTCTTCTTCTTCACGCCATTTCCGTTCACGATCACGTCACGAACCGTCAGCACCTTCGTCCCGTGACTCCTCGACGCTTGCCGAATGCGTTCTGCCTGCCTACTCGGGGCATACGGCATTTCACTCCAACCTTGCGTGAGAGTGGACGCGCGAGGCACCTGGGACAAGGGCTTCGACCAGCGGCCGCTCTCGGGAACGCGGATATTCGGGAAAGCGATATGGCGAACGCTCTGCGAGTTTTGGTGGTCGACGACGACAAGGATCTGCGCGAGGCGCTGGTCGAACAGCTCTCGCTCTATGACGAATTCGAGGTGGTCTCCGTCGATAGTGCCAATGCCGCGATCAGCGAAGTCGAATCGACGCGCGTCGATCTGGTGCTGATGGATGTCGGCCTGCCGGACAAGGACGGGCGCGAGGCGGTGCGGGTGATGCGCCAGAACGGCTTCAAGGCGCCGGTCATCATGCTCACCGGCCACGACACCGACAGCGACACCATCATGGGGCTGGAAGCCGGCGCCAATGACTATGTCGCCAAGCCGTTCCGCTTCGCCGTGCTGCTCGCCCGCATCCGCGCGCAGATGCGCTCGCATGAGGCGAGCGAGGACGCGGTGTTCACCATCGGGCCCTACACCTTCCGTCCCGGTGCCAAGATGCTGGTGACCGAGCGCAACTCGAAGATTCGCCTGACCGAGAAGGAAACCGCCATACTGAGGTACCTCTATCGGGCTGGAAAGAAACCGGTGGCGCGCGAAATACTTCTGCAGGAAGTGTGGGGCTATAATTCCGGCGTGACCACCCATACGCTTGAGACGCATATTTACCGCCTGCGCCAGAAGATCGAGAAAGACCCGTCCCACCCCAGCCTGCTTGCCACCGAGGCTGGCGGGTACAAATTGCTGCCCTGACAGGCCGATTGATTCGTCCTGCCTTGGAGTTTCGCCCGCCGAATGTCCATCGAGGACGACATCGCCTTTCTGGAACGTGTGCCGACGCTCGCATTGATGGGGCGTGAGGCGTTGCGCGTCATCGCCATCAGCGTCGAGCATTACACGCTGACGCGCGGCCAGACGCTGTTCCATGAAGGCGAAGCGGCGGACTGCGCCTATGTCGTGCAGGAAGGCAGCCTGCGCGTGGCGCCGGAAGACCCGCAACTGGCGATGCGTCCCGGCCACAGCGCCCGCGCCGGCGAAGGCGCGCTGATCGGCGAGATGGCGCTGCTGACCGAGACCCGCCGTCCCGCCACCGCCACCGCGCTGGAGCCGGCGGAAGTGCTGCGCATTCCCCGCAACGTGTTCCTGCGCACGCTGGAAAGCTATCCCGACGCCGCGCGCGAGCTGACCCGCCGGCTGAGCGAGCGCGTTTCCGCCACCCTTGCCGATCTCGAACGGGTGCGCGAGCGGCTGGAGGCGATCGAGGACGTGCGGCGGCGATGATTCCGGTCGCGCCCCGGGTCTGGCTGGACGAGGACGAGATCGAGGAAACCTTCATCCGCGCCTCCGGTCCGGGCGGGCAGAACGTCAACAAGGTCTCCAGCGCGGTGCAGCTACGCTTCGACGTGCGCGGCTCCAAGACCTTGGCGGACCATGTGAAAGAACGGCTGGAGCGGCTCGCCGGGCGGCGCCTCACCAAGGAGGGTGTGCTGGTTCTCGTCGCCCAGCGCTACCGCACGCAGGAGCAGAATCGCGCCGATGCGCTGGCACGGCTGGTCGAGCTGGTGCGCGAGGCGGCGGTGGTGCCGGTCACGCGCCGCCCGACCCGGCCGACGCTGGGCTCGAAAATCCGCCGGCTGGAGGGCAAGGCCAAGCGCTCCGGCATCAAGTCGCTGCGCCGCGACCGGCCCGGAGCGCCCGAGGAGTGAGCCTCAATGGTGCCGGCACCGTAGTCGCTGCCGAGCAGCGCCTTGGGGTTGAGGCGCGCGGACGCATCCATGATGGCGGTGATCTCGGCATGGAAGACGGGAATGCCGGTGAGCAGCACCCGATTCTGGCCGCGCCCAATAATCTCGCCGTCCTTGACGATCACCGCGCCGAACGGCCCGCCCCAGCCCTTCTCAACGGATTCGATCGCAAGGCGCGTCGCTTCTTCCATGAATACCGCCTTGCCGGGCGGCAGGTCCGTGGCGGCCTGGGCGCTGGACAGTGAAAAACCGGCAGGACCGGCGAGACCGGCGGCAACAGCACTTGCCATGAACAGGGGGCGGTTGACGCCGCGCGCTTCATGGCAACCGGATCCATGCGCCGTCGTACAGCCACAGCTCAGCAGGGTCGACATCTCGGCCTCCAGGCCGGCACCATGCTTCCGCCATCCGGACGCTCTGGGCCTGCCGCACAAGAGCACGGGATTTCAACCAGTTGAACCGCTAATTGACAAAGAGGTATCCGGCCTTGGGGCGGCGTCAGAAATCGGTGGCGATGCCCTTCACTTCCCAGTCGCCATAGCGCACCGGCTCGGGACCATCGCGCCCGTCGATCTCGCGCGGCCCGGCGAAGGGCGCGGCGGCGGCGCGGCGTGCCTCCGCCTCGGCCAGCGCCCGCTCGGCGGCGGGGGTGAGCGGGCGGCGCGGGGCTGGCGCAGCGCTCTCCGCGGCCTGACCGGTGAGGCCGGTGGGGTGGAGTGTGTGACCGATCGGTGCGGTGGGATCGCTCTGGCTCATGCGCCATTGGAACCACCCGCCGCGCGCCCGCGTCAAGACAGGTCCGCTCACGAGCGCGCGACGCCCCTGCCCCCCGGCCAATCTTGCGCGCGCGGCCGGCCGCTCCCATTTCCCCACCGACATGCCGCAACCGGCGGCGCATGAGGGAACGATGAACTATTTCCGTACGGCGATCCTGCTCGCGGGCATGACCGCGCTGTTCATGGGCGTCGGCTTCATGATCGGCGGCCAGGGCGGCATGATGATCGCGCTCATGGTCGCCGCCGGCATGAATGTGTTCAGCTACTGGAATTCCGACCGCATGGTGCTGTCCATGTATGGCGCGCGCGAGGTCGACCGGGCCAGCGCGCCGGAATTCTACGGCATGGTGGAGGAACTCGCCGCCCGGGCGCAACTGCCGATGCCGCGCGTCTACCTCATGGACAATCCGCAGCCCAACGCCTTCGCCACCGGCCGCAACCCGCAGAACGCCGCGGTCGCCGCCACCACCGGCCTGCTCCATTCGCTCTCGCGCGAAGAGGTCGCCGGCGTGATGGCGCATGAGCTGGCGCATGTGAAAAACTTTGACACGCTGACCATGACCATCACCGCCACGCTGGCGGGCGCGATCTCCATGCTGGCGAACTTCGCCATGTTCTTCGGCGGAAACCGCAACAACACTAACGGCTTCGGCATCATCGGCACTATCGCGATGGTGATCCTCGCCCCGCTCGCCGCCATGGTGGTGCAGATGGCGGTGTCGCGTTCGCGCGAATATGAGGCGGACAAGCTCGGCGCGCAGATCTGCGGCCAGCCGATGTGGCTCGCCTCGGCGCTGGCGAAGATTTCCAACGCCGCCCATGCGGTGCCGAACATGCCGGCCGAGCACAACCCGGCCACCGCGCACATGTTCATCATCAACCCGCTGTCGGGCGAGCGGATGGACAATCTGTTCTCCACCCACCCCGCCACGGAGAACCGCATCGCCGCGCTGCAGGCGCTGGCGCAGCAGATGGGTTCGGGCGGTTATGGCTATGACAACGCCGCCGCTTCGGCCCCGCAGGGCGGGCCGTGGGCGAGGGGCGGGGCTTCGCGACCGGCCAGCCGCCCGACCGGCAATCCCTGGGGACGCAGCGGCGACCGCGACCGGCGCGGCCCCTGGGGCTGAGCGCGGGAGCCGTTTCGGGCGCCGCGCCGCGCAGGCCGGGCGCCGGCGGCCGCTGTTTTCCCGCCCTGCGCGTCGATCGCGCGCGCATCGCGTCCGCTTTGCCGCCGTGGCGCTTGAAAAAGCCGCGCTTCGCCGCTATCAGAGCCGCGCGTGCCGCTTTAGCTCAGTTGGTAGAGCATCGCATTCGTAATGCGGAGGTCGTCAGTTCGAGTCTGACAAGCGGCACCATTCCTTACGCCCCGGCTTTGAAACCCCGGCCGCACCCCTTTCCCCGTTTCAGTCGTTCGTTCCGCGTTCCCGCACGCCCTCATCCCGGGGCGTGAGCCGCGATGCCTTGTTTGCGCATGCGCGCGGGGGAAAATCTGGGTGGCCGGGTCAAGCCCGGCCATGAGGGGGCGTTACGTTGTGAGGATGAGCCGGGAGCGCCTCCGCTTCGCTCGATAAGGGTTCCTCCTCCCGCCAGAAGGACCGGGAGCGCGCTGCGCACCACCCGAGCCCTCATCCCCGGGCTTGACCCGGGGACCCAGCGTTTCCGCTGGTGCGCCGGGGAAGGCGGGGTGGCCGGGTCAAACCCGGCCATGAGGGCTCCAGAACAGCCGCAGGCTGCGCACAACCCCGCTCGGTAAAGTGCCTTGGGGGCCCTGCGCTGGGTCCGGATCACCTTCGCTACCACTGCCGGCATCAGGGACTCGGCGGGCGGTTCACCCCCCCCCCCCCCACCCTTCACCGACCCGCTTCGTGGGCCAGCTCTCCCCAACAGGGAGAGGTGCGTCGCAGGCAGCGCCCAGCATGGACTGCGCCGCAGATGTCCCTCGCCGCCAATAGTGAGTGTCACGCCTGATCTTCGTAGCTCGCGGGCTGACGACGACGACGGCTCGATCATCCAATTATGTCGGATGATTTGTGCGATATAATCCGCTGGATCGAATGATCATCCGCTGCGATCAGAGGGCGGTTACCAAAGGGGAGACGCATCATGGTTGCGCATGCCGACATGGCCGAACCGCACCGCACGGTCCGCGCCCACCACACCGCGATCCTGCCCGGCCTCGCGCTCACCGCCGGCATCGCCGGCCTCGCCTTCGGGCTGCGCCAGCTGCCCATGGTCGGGGTGCTGAGCCCGATGATCCTCGCCATCATGATCGGCATCGGCTTTCACAATCTGATCGGCACGCCGGTCCGGGCCAAGCCCGGCGTCACCTTCGCCATGCGGCGCATCCTGCGCGCGGCGATCGTGCTGCTGGGGCTGCAGCTCACCGCCGCGCAGGTGGCGGAAGTCGGCGCCACGGGCCTCGCCGTGATCGCCCTCACCCTTGTCTCCACCTTCCTGTTCACCACCTGGCTCGGCCGGCTGATGGGGGTTGAGCGCGGGCTCGCCCAGCTCATCGCCGCCGGCACCTCGATCTGCGGCGCCTCGGCGGTGATCGCCACCAACACGGTGACGCGCGCCCATGATGAGGATGTCGCCTATGCGGTGGCCTGCGTCACCGTGTTCGGCTCGGTGGCGATGTTCCTCTATCCGCTGCTCCCCGTGGTGCTCGGCCTCTCCCCGCACGCCTATGGGCTGTGGGCCGGCGCCTCGATCCACGAAATCGCCCAGGTGGTGGCCGCCGCCTATCAGGGCGGGCCGGCGGCGGGCGAATTCGGCACCATCGCCAAGCTGTCGCGGGTGATGCTGCTGGCGCCGATGGTGATCGCACTCGGGCTGATGGCGGCGCGCCAGGCCCGCCGGCGCGGGCACGAGGCCGGCCACGCCCGCCCGCCCCTGCCCTGGTTCGTGCTCGGCTTCCTCGCCATGGTGGCGCTCAACAGCGTGGTGACGATGCCGGCCGAGATGAAGGCGGCGCTGGTTCTCGCCACCACCTTCATGCTCTCCATGGCGCTGGCGGCGATGGGGCTGGAAACCGACATCGCCAAGCTGCGCGCCAAGGGCGTGCGCCCCTTCCTGCTCGGCCTCGCCGCCTTCGTCTTCATCGCCCTGTTCAGCCTCGCTCTGGTAAAGATGACCGCCTGAGCGAGGCGAGGACGGTGGATGACCCTGGAACAGCTACGCATCTTCGTGGCGGTGGCGGAACGTGAGCACATTACCCGGGCCGCGCGCGCCATCCACCTGACGCCTTCCGCCACCAGCGCCGCCATCGCCGCGCTGGAGGCGCGCCACGCCACACGGCTGTTCGACCGGGTCGGCCGGGGCATCGTGCTGACCGAGGCGGGGCGGCTGTTCCTGCCGGAAGCGCGCGCCGTGCTCGCCCGTGCCAGCGCCGCCGAGAAGGTGCTGGCCGACCTCGCCGGGCTGGTGCATGGCACGCTGGCGCTGGCGGGCAGCCAGACCGTGGCGAATTACTGGCTGCCGCCGCTCATCGAGGCCTATCGCAGCCGCTATCCCGGCGTGGCGGTGAGCCTGACCATCGGCAATACCGATTTCGTCGCCGCAAGAGTGCAGGAGGGCGCCGCCGATCTCGGCTTCATCGAGGGCGGGATCGAGGCGCCGGTGCTGGCGGCGACGCCGGTGGCGGACGACGAAATGGTGCTGGTGGCGCCGGTGACGCATCCCTGGCACTGGCGGGCACCCGCCTCCCCGGCCGAACTGAGCGAGGGCCCCTGGGTGCTGCGCGAGCCGGGCTCGGGCACGCGCGCCATCTTCGAATCCTATCTCGAACAGGCGGGCATCGCCCCCGCCGGCCTGCGCGTCGTGCTGGAATACCCCTCCAACGAAGCCGTGCGGGCGGCGGTGGAGGCGGGCAGCGGGGCGACGGTGATCTCCCGCCGGGTGGTGGAAGGCGCCATCCGCGCCGGCACCATGGCGCTGATCGACTACCCCCTGCCCTCGCGCCCCTTCCTCTCGCTGCGCCACCGCGAACGCTACGCCACCCGGGCGGCGCAGGCTTTTCTCGACATGGCGGGGGCGGGGGCGGGGGCGGAACGCCAGCGGCTCTAGCGGTGGCCGAAAATGGCGCTGCCGACCCGCACATGGGTGGCGCCGAGCGCGATGGCGGTCTCGTAATCGCCGCTCATGCCCATGGAGAGGATCTTCAGCCCATGGCGGGCGGCGATTTTCGCCAGCAGGGCGAAATGCGGCGCCGCCGGCTCGTCGGCCGGGGGAATGCACATCAGCCCCTCGATCGCCAGCCCGTGCGCGTCGCGGCATTCGGCGAGGAAGGCGTCGACCTCGTGCGGGGCGACGCCGGCCTTTTGCGGCTCCTCGCCGGTATTGACCTGCACCAAGAGGCGCGGGGCCGGCGGGGCGCCCTCGCGCTTCAGCTCCTTCGCCAGGGCGGCGGCGAGCGAGGGGCGGTCCAGCGTCTGGATCACGTCGAACAGGGAGAGCGCCTCGCGCACCTTGTTGGTCTGCAGCGGGCCGATGAGATGCAGTTCGAGACCGGGATGGGCCGCGCGCAGCGCCGGCCATTTGCCCGCCGTCTCCTGTACCCGGTTCTCGCCGAAGCGTCGCTGGCCGGCGGCGATGACCGGGGCGATAGCCTCCGGGCCGAAGGTCTTCGACACCGCGATCAACTGCACCGAGGCGGGATCGCGCCCGGCATCGCGGCAGGCCTCGCGGATGCGCGCGCGCACCTCGTCCAGACGGGCGGTGATCGCCTGGGCGGCGGCGGCTTCCTCGCGGGTGGGTTCCATGGCGGTCTCCTGCTTCGGACCCCGACCAGATACGCCAATCGCGCCCGCGCGCAAACGCGGGGCCGGCGAAAACCCCGCAGCGCAGCGAAAGGTTGACCGGGAACGCGACTTGGTGCCTAGTCCGGCGCCATTACCTGAACCCTTGCGGCACTTTCTCCCACGTCCGCCTATCCAAGAAGCCTGTCCATGAGCACCGAGCGCTACAACGCCCGCGAGGCCGAGCCCCGCTGGCAGAAGATCTGGGACGAACGCGGCATCTTCCGCACCCGCAATGACGATCCGCGTCCCAAATACTATGTGCTCGAAATGTTCCCCTACCCCTCGGGGCGCATCCATATCGGCCATGGCCGCAACTATGTGATGGGCGACGTGGTGGCCCGCTTCAAGCGGATGAAGGGCTTCAACGTGCTCCACCCCATGGGCTGGGACGCTTTCGGCCTGCCGGCGGAGAATG is a genomic window of Ancylobacter sp. IITR112 containing:
- a CDS encoding YeiH family protein, which produces MVAHADMAEPHRTVRAHHTAILPGLALTAGIAGLAFGLRQLPMVGVLSPMILAIMIGIGFHNLIGTPVRAKPGVTFAMRRILRAAIVLLGLQLTAAQVAEVGATGLAVIALTLVSTFLFTTWLGRLMGVERGLAQLIAAGTSICGASAVIATNTVTRAHDEDVAYAVACVTVFGSVAMFLYPLLPVVLGLSPHAYGLWAGASIHEIAQVVAAAYQGGPAAGEFGTIAKLSRVMLLAPMVIALGLMAARQARRRGHEAGHARPPLPWFVLGFLAMVALNSVVTMPAEMKAALVLATTFMLSMALAAMGLETDIAKLRAKGVRPFLLGLAAFVFIALFSLALVKMTA
- a CDS encoding LysR family transcriptional regulator; protein product: MTLEQLRIFVAVAEREHITRAARAIHLTPSATSAAIAALEARHATRLFDRVGRGIVLTEAGRLFLPEARAVLARASAAEKVLADLAGLVHGTLALAGSQTVANYWLPPLIEAYRSRYPGVAVSLTIGNTDFVAARVQEGAADLGFIEGGIEAPVLAATPVADDEMVLVAPVTHPWHWRAPASPAELSEGPWVLREPGSGTRAIFESYLEQAGIAPAGLRVVLEYPSNEAVRAAVEAGSGATVISRRVVEGAIRAGTMALIDYPLPSRPFLSLRHRERYATRAAQAFLDMAGAGAGAERQRL
- a CDS encoding YggS family pyridoxal phosphate-dependent enzyme translates to MEPTREEAAAAQAITARLDEVRARIREACRDAGRDPASVQLIAVSKTFGPEAIAPVIAAGQRRFGENRVQETAGKWPALRAAHPGLELHLIGPLQTNKVREALSLFDVIQTLDRPSLAAALAKELKREGAPPAPRLLVQVNTGEEPQKAGVAPHEVDAFLAECRDAHGLAIEGLMCIPPADEPAAPHFALLAKIAARHGLKILSMGMSGDYETAIALGATHVRVGSAIFGHR